The Triticum dicoccoides isolate Atlit2015 ecotype Zavitan chromosome 6A, WEW_v2.0, whole genome shotgun sequence genome has a window encoding:
- the LOC119316662 gene encoding putative GPI-anchor transamidase isoform X1, giving the protein MANTLSLYRTVKRLGIPDERIILMLADDMACNPRNNYPAQVFNNENHQLNLYGDNVEVDYRGYEVTVENFLRVLTGRHESAVPRSKRLLSDEGSHILLYMTGHGGDEFLKFQDNEELQSHDLADAVKQMKEKHRFKELLIMVDTCQAATLFSQLQSPGVLAIGSSMKGENSYSHHLDSDIGVSVVDRFTFHTLAFFEKLNMYSKASLNSLFNSYDPSMLLSTAYYRMDLYKRALNEVPVTNFFGSVMKTIHTDSAYTGFLAAHDAELPLSAGNNILDHVMSQNEASARRSNIEEMNEAQLMSHGWTEVLLEQLEDKNSDVVVMYGLGTMGILLAISTWLSM; this is encoded by the exons ATGGCCAACACGCTGTCTTTGTACAG GACTGTTAAGAGATTGGGAATACCTGACGAGAGGATAATACTTATGTTGGCTGATGATATGGCTTGTAATCCTCGGAACAATTATCCTGCCCAAGTGTTCAACAATGAGAACCACCAGCTTAATCTTTATGGTGACAATGTTGAG GTTGATTACCGAGGTTATGAGGTTACAGTTGAAAACTTTTTGCGAGTTTTGACTGGAAGACATGAGAGCGCTGTACCAAGATCAAAGCGTCTCTTAAGTGATGAAGGAAGCCATATTCTTTTGTACATGACTGGACATGGCGGGGATGAATTTTTGAAGTTCCAAGATAACGAAGAACTTCAGAGCCATGATTTAGCAGATGCAGTAAAGCAAATGAAGGAGAAGCATAG ATTTAAAGAGTTGTTGATAATGGTAGATACCTGCCAGGCTGCTACTCTTTTTTCACAG CTTCAATCACCTGGTGTTTTGGCGATTGGTAGCAGCATGAAGGGGGAAAACTCTTACTCTCACCATCTCGACTCAGAC ATTGGTGTTTCTGTTGTGGATAGATTTACCTTCCATACACTTGCTTTCTTTGAGAAGCTGAACATGTATAGCAAGGCTTCATTGAACAG TCTTTTCAACTCATACGACCCTTCTATGCTGCTGTCTACTGCATATTATCGAATGGATCTTTACAAGCGTGCATTAAACGAG GTCCCAGTGACAAATTTCTTTGGATCAGTCATGAAGACTATCCACACTGATTCAGCCTACACAGGCTTTCTAGCTGCACATGACGCGGAACTCCCCCTTTCTGCAGGAAATAATATACTTGATCATGTCATGTCACAGAATGAGGCTAGTGCAAGAAGATCGAACATAGAAGAGATGAAT GAGGCACAATTAATGTCCCATGGATGGACAGAGGTCCTGCTAGAGCAGCTGGAAGACAAAAATTCTGATGTTGTTGTGATGTATGGTCTGGGAACTATGGGCATATTGCTGGCAATTTCAACCTGGCTATCAATGTAG
- the LOC119316662 gene encoding putative GPI-anchor transamidase isoform X2 yields the protein MSLIPRAAPAASMAFAGRDPAVISLLKMLPLLVLLTFSSAAAPPAAASPSAVHNNNWAVLVCTSRRSFNYRHMANTLSLYRTVKRLGIPDERIILMLADDMACNPRNNYPAQVFNNENHQLNLYGDNVEVDYRGYEVTVENFLRVLTGRHESAVPRSKRLLSDEGSHILLYMTGHGGDEFLKFQDNEELQSHDLADAVKQMKEKHRFKELLIMVDTCQAATLFSQLQSPGVLAIGSSMKGENSYSHHLDSDIGVSVVDRFTFHTLAFFEKLNMYSKASLNSLFNSYDPSMLLSTAYYRMDLYKRALNEVPVTNFFGSVMKTIHTDSAYTGFLAAHDAELPLSAGNNILDHVMSQNEASARRSNIEEMNEAQLMSHGWTEVLLEQLEDKNSDVVVMYGLGTMGILLAISTWLSM from the exons ATGTCCCTGATCCCGCGCGCTGCTCCGGCGGCGAGCATGGCGTTCGCCGGACGGGACCCCGCTGTCATCTCCCTCCTCAAGATGCTACCGCTGCTCGTGCTCCTCACCTTCTCCTCCGCCGCGGCGCCCCCGGCGGCGGCGTCACCCTCCGCCGTGCACAACAACAACTGGGCCGTGCTCGTCTGTACCTCTCGCCGCTC GTTTAATTATAGACATATGGCCAACACGCTGTCTTTGTACAG GACTGTTAAGAGATTGGGAATACCTGACGAGAGGATAATACTTATGTTGGCTGATGATATGGCTTGTAATCCTCGGAACAATTATCCTGCCCAAGTGTTCAACAATGAGAACCACCAGCTTAATCTTTATGGTGACAATGTTGAG GTTGATTACCGAGGTTATGAGGTTACAGTTGAAAACTTTTTGCGAGTTTTGACTGGAAGACATGAGAGCGCTGTACCAAGATCAAAGCGTCTCTTAAGTGATGAAGGAAGCCATATTCTTTTGTACATGACTGGACATGGCGGGGATGAATTTTTGAAGTTCCAAGATAACGAAGAACTTCAGAGCCATGATTTAGCAGATGCAGTAAAGCAAATGAAGGAGAAGCATAG ATTTAAAGAGTTGTTGATAATGGTAGATACCTGCCAGGCTGCTACTCTTTTTTCACAG CTTCAATCACCTGGTGTTTTGGCGATTGGTAGCAGCATGAAGGGGGAAAACTCTTACTCTCACCATCTCGACTCAGAC ATTGGTGTTTCTGTTGTGGATAGATTTACCTTCCATACACTTGCTTTCTTTGAGAAGCTGAACATGTATAGCAAGGCTTCATTGAACAG TCTTTTCAACTCATACGACCCTTCTATGCTGCTGTCTACTGCATATTATCGAATGGATCTTTACAAGCGTGCATTAAACGAG GTCCCAGTGACAAATTTCTTTGGATCAGTCATGAAGACTATCCACACTGATTCAGCCTACACAGGCTTTCTAGCTGCACATGACGCGGAACTCCCCCTTTCTGCAGGAAATAATATACTTGATCATGTCATGTCACAGAATGAGGCTAGTGCAAGAAGATCGAACATAGAAGAGATGAAT GAGGCACAATTAATGTCCCATGGATGGACAGAGGTCCTGCTAGAGCAGCTGGAAGACAAAAATTCTGATGTTGTTGTGATGTATGGTCTGGGAACTATGGGCATATTGCTGGCAATTTCAACCTGGCTATCAATGTAG